The region GCTCGAGGATCTCCTGGGCGTCAGCGCGGGTTGCCATGCGCCCATCGTGCCTGGCCCCTACGACGTCACAGAAAAGCACTCACCGTGCCCACGGGAATGTGGGCACGGTGAGCGTATTCAGTTACGAGGTGATGTCCCTCAGGCCATCGGCTGCGCCGGCGTTGCGGGGCTCTCCGCCGGGGCCGGGCCGGTCGGGGCGCCCGGAGTCGCGGGCTCTCCCGGGGCAGCCGGCGTCTGTGCCGGCACACCGGTGTCGCTGACGCTCCAGACTGCCTGCGCCACCGCCGTCGGCGTCAACTTCACGTTGCAGCGGTCGTTGAGCGCGCTGACCGGCTGGTGAATCGCCTTCAGCTGGTCCTCGACCTGCGGGTTCTGCGCGAAGAACGTACGGTAGGCCTGCTCAGCCTGCGGCTGGGGCTCCGTCGAGATCTCCGTCAGCGCCTGGTTGGTCTGCGGGTTCGCGGTCAGGTAGGCACCCTCCGAAGCGGTCGCCGCGCTCACGGTTCCCGCCACGCTGGCGGCCGAGCAGTCAGGCCCGGGGGCCGGGGCCGGGGCCGGCTGAGCACTCGCCACAGGGGCGAGGATCGCCGCCGAACCGAAAG is a window of Mycolicibacterium chubuense NBB4 DNA encoding:
- a CDS encoding heme-binding protein, translated to MTTSANTVRRGLFGMFAGGLLAFGSAAILAPVASAQPAPAPAPGPDCSAASVAGTVSAATASEGAYLTANPQTNQALTEISTEPQPQAEQAYRTFFAQNPQVEDQLKAIHQPVSALNDRCNVKLTPTAVAQAVWSVSDTGVPAQTPAAPGEPATPGAPTGPAPAESPATPAQPMA